From Streptomyces qinzhouensis, one genomic window encodes:
- a CDS encoding lipid II:glycine glycyltransferase FemX has translation MSALLVTGRDGRQDSVNPRTRLAPVDAATYRAFLASGHGAALGAGFLQCPSWAEVKEGWRSLLLGWGPDPSAGPAGLTGVALVLLRQLPGTRRSFAYLPEGPVADWSDPEPDAWLDPLLEHLRGAGVFAVRIGPSPAYRTWSGRALKSGTGPGRKLTDVLDCEVDPLGTAVAERLTARGWRRCGGADDGDAQPRHVFRVPLAGRSAEELWDGLNQEWRRNVRRARKEGVEVVVGSAAELPDFFRLLELTERRDGFRLGRSLAYYQRQYTALNTEEPGRMRLCLARHRGEILAAHTMVTVGRRVWYQTGASADHRREVRPSNALQWRMLMDAHASGAQVYDMRGVPSTLDPSDRSYGLLRWKLGTGGHVVETLGEWEKPLGGATNHALYRAFQAYLAHR, from the coding sequence ATGTCAGCGCTTCTTGTGACAGGCCGGGACGGACGGCAGGACTCCGTGAACCCGCGTACCCGGCTCGCGCCCGTCGACGCGGCGACCTACCGGGCGTTCCTCGCCTCCGGCCACGGGGCCGCCCTCGGTGCCGGTTTCCTCCAGTGCCCCTCCTGGGCCGAGGTCAAGGAGGGCTGGCGGTCCCTGCTGCTGGGCTGGGGGCCGGATCCTTCGGCGGGACCCGCCGGGCTGACGGGGGTCGCCCTGGTGCTGCTGCGGCAGTTGCCCGGCACCCGGCGCTCCTTCGCCTATCTGCCGGAGGGCCCGGTCGCCGACTGGTCGGATCCGGAGCCGGACGCCTGGCTCGACCCGCTGCTGGAGCATCTGCGCGGGGCGGGGGTCTTCGCCGTACGCATCGGGCCGTCGCCCGCCTACCGGACCTGGAGCGGCCGGGCGCTGAAGTCCGGTACGGGACCGGGGCGGAAGCTGACCGACGTCCTCGACTGCGAGGTCGATCCGCTGGGCACGGCCGTGGCGGAGAGGCTGACCGCCCGGGGCTGGCGGCGCTGCGGCGGTGCGGACGACGGCGATGCCCAGCCGCGCCACGTCTTCCGGGTGCCGCTCGCCGGGCGGTCCGCGGAGGAGCTGTGGGACGGGCTCAACCAGGAGTGGCGCCGCAATGTGCGGCGGGCCCGCAAGGAGGGGGTGGAGGTGGTCGTCGGCAGCGCGGCCGAATTGCCGGACTTCTTCCGTCTGCTGGAGCTGACCGAGCGGCGCGACGGTTTCCGGCTGGGCCGGTCCCTGGCGTACTACCAGCGTCAGTACACGGCGCTCAACACCGAGGAGCCGGGCCGGATGAGGCTCTGTCTGGCCCGCCATCGGGGCGAGATCCTCGCCGCGCACACCATGGTGACCGTGGGGCGGCGGGTCTGGTACCAGACCGGCGCCTCGGCCGACCACCGCCGTGAGGTCCGTCCGTCGAACGCTCTCCAGTGGCGGATGCTGATGGACGCCCACGCTTCCGGCGCACAGGTGTACGACATGCGCGGGGTACCCTCCACACTCGACCCCTCGGACCGTTCGTACGGGCTTCTGCGCTGGAAGCTCGGCACCGGAGGGCATGTTGTGGAGACGCTGGGGGAATGGGAGAAACCGCTGGGCGGGGCCACCAACCACGCGCTGTACCGGGCGTTCCAGGCGTATCTGGCACACCGGTGA
- a CDS encoding L,D-transpeptidase produces the protein MSARPVRHPATRLAVAAAVLAPLALAGCSSDGSGSGGDGKAGSAKAADKPATVAVTPSGSGAKAGQPIKVTAQGGKLTSVQVSDADGGTVTGKLSANGTVWTSDRKAGAGASYQVTAATKTESGTTGSAKAAFTTAKAEKKNLVTFWPLKGSTVGIGQPISLVFDFPVADRAEVEKALKVTTSNNTEGSWGWLKHYDGKDRIDWRPKEYWKPGTQVTLDAPLNGIATSKERMFARDYAMKFTIGAKEVVKVDLNKKKLVLERNGSPVRTIPVSGGTPGGEKRSWGGTTVLISKEGTINMNSETVGLGDAYNKMVDYSMRLTWSGMYAHAAPWNSSYFGRANKSSGCIGMSTGEAASFYKSVKVGTPFETTGRDTKGIPAQGNGFSNWNESWEQWKKRSALS, from the coding sequence ATATCCGCCCGCCCCGTCCGTCACCCGGCAACGCGCCTCGCGGTGGCGGCCGCCGTGCTCGCTCCGCTCGCCCTGGCCGGCTGCTCCTCCGACGGTTCGGGTTCCGGCGGCGACGGGAAGGCGGGGTCGGCCAAGGCGGCGGACAAGCCGGCGACGGTGGCCGTGACTCCGAGCGGCAGCGGGGCGAAGGCCGGACAGCCCATCAAGGTCACCGCCCAGGGCGGCAAGCTGACCTCCGTACAGGTCAGCGACGCCGACGGCGGCACCGTCACCGGAAAGCTGTCGGCGAACGGCACGGTGTGGACCTCGGACCGCAAGGCGGGCGCCGGAGCCTCCTACCAGGTCACCGCGGCCACCAAGACCGAGAGCGGCACCACGGGCAGCGCCAAGGCCGCCTTCACCACCGCCAAGGCCGAGAAGAAGAACCTGGTCACCTTCTGGCCGCTCAAGGGCTCCACGGTCGGCATCGGCCAGCCGATCTCCCTCGTCTTCGACTTCCCCGTAGCCGACCGGGCCGAGGTGGAGAAGGCCCTCAAGGTCACCACCTCCAACAACACCGAGGGTTCGTGGGGCTGGCTGAAGCACTACGACGGCAAGGACCGCATCGACTGGCGGCCCAAGGAGTACTGGAAGCCGGGCACCCAGGTCACTCTGGACGCCCCGCTGAACGGCATCGCCACGTCCAAGGAGCGGATGTTCGCCCGTGACTACGCGATGAAGTTCACCATCGGCGCCAAGGAGGTCGTCAAGGTCGACCTCAACAAGAAGAAGCTCGTCCTGGAGCGGAACGGCAGCCCCGTCCGTACCATCCCGGTCTCCGGCGGTACGCCCGGCGGGGAGAAGCGGTCCTGGGGCGGGACCACGGTGCTCATCTCCAAGGAGGGCACCATCAACATGAACTCCGAGACCGTGGGCCTGGGCGACGCCTACAACAAGATGGTCGACTACTCGATGCGGCTGACCTGGTCGGGGATGTACGCCCATGCCGCGCCCTGGAACTCCTCGTACTTCGGCAGGGCCAACAAGAGCTCCGGCTGCATCGGCATGAGCACCGGCGAGGCCGCGTCCTTCTACAAGAGCGTCAAGGTCGGTACGCCGTTCGAGACCACGGGCCGGGACACCAAGGGCATCCCGGCCCAGGGCAACGGCTTCAGCAACTGGAACGAGTCCTGGGAGCAGTGGAAGAAGCGCAGCGCCCTGAGCTGA
- a CDS encoding tetratricopeptide repeat protein: MSETYYEFGTPAERWDRAQMFFDSKEYLTAARILSGLIEEAPEQLAPRLLLARAYYHSARLGPAETELRAVLERNPAEYYARLMLGRTLERQGRAAEAAPHLRMAAAMNGD, encoded by the coding sequence GTGAGCGAGACGTACTACGAGTTCGGCACCCCCGCCGAGCGGTGGGACCGGGCCCAGATGTTCTTCGACAGCAAGGAGTATCTGACGGCCGCGCGCATTCTGAGCGGACTGATCGAGGAGGCGCCGGAGCAGTTGGCGCCGCGCCTGCTGCTCGCCCGGGCGTACTACCACTCCGCCCGGCTCGGGCCGGCGGAGACCGAGCTCCGTGCCGTCCTGGAGCGTAACCCCGCCGAGTACTACGCCCGGCTGATGCTGGGCCGCACCCTGGAGCGCCAGGGGCGGGCCGCGGAAGCCGCGCCGCATCTGCGGATGGCCGCCGCGATGAACGGCGACTGA
- a CDS encoding pirin family protein, with protein MSNLDRQAALSVCGGRGFVVAEPVRELLSPRTVRLGESTEVRRLLPNLGRRMVGAWAFVDHYGPDDIADEPGMQVPPHPHMGLQTVSWLHQGEVLHRDSTGSLATIRPRELGLMTSGRAISHSEESPRSHARYLHGAQLWVALPDAHRHADPHFEHHPKLPNVTAPGLTATVILGSLDGATSPGTAYTPIVGADLTLTHGADPRLPLDPDFEYAVLSMSGEVVVDGVPVLPGSMLYLGCGRTELPLRAESDAGLMLLGGEPFEEELIMFWNWIGRSNEDIVQARQDWMEGTRFGEVKGYDGDPLPAPELPPVPLKPRGRVR; from the coding sequence ATGAGCAATCTCGATCGTCAGGCCGCCCTCTCCGTCTGCGGCGGTCGCGGTTTCGTCGTCGCCGAACCGGTGCGCGAACTCCTCAGCCCCCGTACGGTCCGGCTCGGCGAGTCCACGGAAGTCCGCAGACTGCTGCCGAACCTCGGGCGCCGGATGGTGGGCGCCTGGGCCTTCGTCGACCACTACGGCCCGGACGACATCGCCGACGAGCCCGGCATGCAGGTACCGCCCCACCCGCATATGGGCCTCCAGACCGTGAGCTGGCTCCACCAGGGGGAGGTGCTGCACCGCGACAGCACCGGTAGCCTCGCCACGATCCGCCCCCGCGAACTGGGGCTGATGACCTCCGGCCGGGCGATCAGCCACTCCGAGGAGAGCCCCCGCTCCCACGCCCGCTACCTCCACGGCGCCCAGCTCTGGGTCGCGCTCCCCGACGCCCACCGCCATGCGGACCCCCACTTCGAGCACCACCCGAAGCTACCCAACGTCACCGCGCCGGGACTCACCGCGACAGTGATCCTCGGCAGCCTCGACGGCGCCACCTCCCCGGGCACCGCCTACACCCCCATCGTCGGCGCCGATCTCACCCTGACCCACGGCGCCGATCCGCGCCTCCCGCTCGACCCCGACTTCGAGTACGCCGTCCTGTCGATGTCCGGGGAGGTCGTCGTCGACGGGGTCCCCGTCCTCCCCGGCTCCATGCTCTACCTCGGCTGCGGCCGGACCGAGCTCCCCCTGCGGGCGGAGTCCGACGCCGGCCTGATGCTCCTCGGCGGCGAACCCTTCGAGGAAGAGCTGATCATGTTCTGGAACTGGATCGGGCGGAGCAACGAGGACATCGTTCAAGCGCGCCAGGACTGGATGGAAGGCACCCGTTTCGGCGAGGTGAAGGGCTACGACGGCGACCCGCTGCCCGCCCCCGAGCTGCCGCCGGTGCCCTTGAAACCCCGAGGAAGAGTGCGCTGA
- the cas3 gene encoding CRISPR-associated helicase Cas3' — MADESIWAKSRGLDPGLPPYPLVRHLVDAAAMALHLWDVYLSDGQRRTIERGLGLAGEPERARSLVGLCAGLHDIGKVSGFQFCSRHGREHLGTSFASGRRGMEADRLGHDVAGMEAAAEVLEVLGFDVEGSWATERVAEIIGGHHGRFHRNEAWGDSPFLGGLAWSQQRIAHASAVHGVLGAPVPPSSFDAPAAVLVTGVVILADWLVSQTHYLRARQRQLASSLEAHFARSVADAPGLLEGAGLVPVCLERVGFGEAYGIEGGPNPLQRSIMEELPGAVADGGGRGGVALITAAPGDGKTEGALTAEKVLAEAFGTRGLVFLLPTTATSDQMYGRVSKALVRQSGQGAGLTLVHSMAWLNSAYSDEELDPGSGVVTCDGDECAAGSSRAEADMRPRRWLRGPKRPLLAQFSVGTVDQALMAVLPVRHNALRLLGLSGRTVVVDEAHAYEPYMQVLLGRLLNWLGVYGVPVVLLSATLPVSVSERLLKEYLDGSGADCESREDLPSSAPYPGWLYVDGATGRRTPMSGRRRREQAAERNMELGLRVEPVGERGRLAVVERLVEPVARGEGGSALVVCNTVGDAQETYRRLRERFDDRSHEDGGIVHLLHARFPGNVREARTRGVTEGLGRGGPRPERRIVVATQVVEQSLDLDADLVVSDLAPLALLLQRAGRCWRHENWWARHGYPGDRGRPGWARAPRLVVLDPLVGTGTVPKRWGEVYSEYLLRLTSARLRSLDGGVVSIPDDVQELVESVHGTGVESFDWDAPGGEYQQSWAAHAGTEAAERGQAALVAVPRAREVRGLHDLHKLPGTEDEWEAATRLGAPSLRLLCAYVQQNGRATLDLAGHEVLPDPPKEQQGDTSIPVAAVRAVMRRTIPVSADWFRNAEANGLVSPPGSWEGHPMLGDVRVLYQPVRNGQAQTVDIGGMILRLDADLGLVRA; from the coding sequence ATGGCGGATGAGTCGATTTGGGCGAAGTCGCGAGGTCTGGACCCGGGGCTGCCTCCATACCCGCTGGTCAGGCACTTGGTTGACGCCGCTGCCATGGCGCTGCATTTGTGGGATGTCTACTTGTCGGACGGCCAGCGAAGGACTATTGAGCGGGGCTTGGGTCTGGCCGGTGAGCCGGAGCGGGCGCGGAGCCTGGTTGGCTTGTGCGCCGGGCTGCACGATATCGGGAAGGTATCGGGGTTTCAGTTCTGTTCCCGGCATGGGCGGGAACATCTTGGCACTTCGTTTGCATCGGGTCGGCGGGGGATGGAGGCTGACCGTCTTGGTCACGATGTGGCCGGAATGGAGGCAGCCGCAGAAGTTCTGGAGGTTCTCGGCTTCGACGTGGAGGGGTCCTGGGCGACGGAGCGCGTCGCCGAGATCATTGGTGGGCATCATGGACGGTTCCACCGCAATGAGGCATGGGGGGATTCACCGTTCCTGGGCGGGCTCGCCTGGTCGCAGCAGCGTATCGCTCACGCGTCCGCTGTCCACGGAGTGCTGGGCGCACCGGTTCCGCCGTCTTCGTTCGACGCGCCGGCTGCCGTGCTGGTGACGGGAGTGGTGATCCTGGCGGACTGGCTGGTCAGTCAGACGCACTATCTGCGGGCGCGGCAGAGGCAGCTTGCATCTTCGCTGGAGGCGCACTTCGCCCGGTCCGTCGCGGACGCGCCCGGCCTGTTGGAGGGTGCGGGGCTGGTACCGGTCTGCCTGGAACGTGTGGGCTTCGGTGAGGCGTACGGGATCGAGGGCGGCCCGAATCCTCTGCAGCGGTCGATCATGGAGGAGCTGCCAGGCGCCGTGGCCGACGGCGGTGGACGCGGTGGCGTCGCGTTGATAACGGCTGCTCCGGGAGACGGGAAGACCGAGGGGGCGCTGACGGCCGAGAAGGTGCTGGCGGAGGCTTTCGGCACGCGTGGGCTGGTGTTTCTGCTGCCGACGACGGCGACAAGCGATCAGATGTACGGGCGGGTGTCGAAGGCTCTGGTGCGGCAGTCGGGCCAGGGGGCCGGACTGACCCTCGTCCATAGCATGGCCTGGCTGAACAGCGCCTATTCGGACGAGGAGTTGGATCCCGGTTCGGGCGTGGTGACGTGTGACGGTGACGAGTGTGCGGCCGGGAGTTCGCGAGCGGAGGCGGACATGCGCCCGCGCCGGTGGCTGCGCGGTCCGAAGCGTCCTTTGCTGGCGCAGTTTTCCGTGGGGACGGTCGACCAGGCGCTGATGGCTGTGCTGCCGGTACGGCACAACGCGCTGCGACTGCTGGGATTGTCGGGGAGGACGGTGGTCGTCGACGAGGCGCACGCGTACGAGCCGTACATGCAGGTGCTGCTGGGCCGGCTGCTGAACTGGCTCGGTGTGTACGGCGTGCCGGTGGTGCTGCTGTCGGCCACGCTGCCGGTCTCGGTCAGCGAGCGGCTGCTCAAGGAGTACCTGGACGGCTCGGGGGCGGACTGCGAGAGCCGGGAGGACCTGCCTTCTTCGGCACCCTATCCGGGCTGGTTGTACGTGGACGGTGCCACGGGGCGCCGCACGCCGATGTCCGGCCGGCGGAGGCGGGAGCAGGCGGCCGAGCGGAACATGGAACTGGGTCTGCGGGTCGAACCGGTGGGTGAGCGAGGCAGGCTGGCGGTTGTCGAACGCCTTGTGGAGCCGGTGGCCCGGGGCGAGGGTGGCAGTGCGCTGGTGGTGTGCAACACCGTGGGCGACGCTCAGGAGACTTATCGCCGTCTGCGGGAGCGGTTCGACGACCGGTCCCACGAGGACGGGGGAATCGTGCATCTGCTGCACGCCCGGTTCCCCGGAAACGTCCGCGAGGCGCGGACCCGGGGGGTCACCGAAGGTCTCGGGCGCGGGGGGCCGCGACCCGAGCGCCGGATCGTAGTGGCCACGCAGGTCGTGGAGCAGTCCCTCGACCTGGACGCCGACCTGGTCGTGAGCGACCTCGCCCCGCTCGCCCTGCTCCTGCAGAGAGCCGGCCGGTGCTGGCGGCATGAGAACTGGTGGGCGCGCCATGGATATCCCGGGGACCGCGGCCGTCCCGGCTGGGCGCGGGCGCCGCGGTTGGTAGTGCTCGACCCCCTCGTGGGAACCGGTACGGTCCCGAAACGATGGGGCGAGGTGTACAGCGAGTACCTTCTCCGCTTGACGTCTGCCCGGCTCCGGTCGCTCGACGGCGGGGTGGTGTCCATTCCGGATGATGTGCAGGAGTTGGTCGAATCGGTTCACGGGACCGGCGTGGAGTCCTTCGACTGGGATGCCCCGGGCGGCGAGTACCAGCAGTCCTGGGCCGCTCACGCCGGAACGGAGGCGGCGGAACGGGGCCAGGCCGCCTTGGTTGCCGTACCCAGGGCGCGGGAGGTTCGCGGGCTGCACGACCTGCACAAGCTGCCCGGCACAGAAGACGAGTGGGAGGCCGCCACACGTCTGGGCGCACCATCACTGCGCCTGTTGTGTGCCTATGTCCAGCAGAACGGGAGGGCGACGCTCGATCTCGCTGGCCACGAGGTGCTCCCCGACCCGCCAAAGGAGCAGCAGGGGGACACCAGCATCCCGGTGGCCGCAGTGCGGGCGGTCATGCGACGCACCATTCCGGTGTCGGCGGACTGGTTCAGGAACGCGGAGGCGAACGGGCTGGTCAGCCCGCCGGGATCATGGGAGGGACACCCGATGCTGGGGGACGTCCGCGTCCTGTACCAGCCGGTGCGCAACGGTCAGGCCCAGACGGTCGACATCGGTGGCATGATCCTGCGCCTGGACGCGGACCTCGGCCTGGTCCGCGCCTGA
- the casA gene encoding type I-E CRISPR-associated protein Cse1/CasA, whose amino-acid sequence MLGYDLRDEPWIPVRLRSGEQRRFGFRELLRRAHEIADLELPVPPAASGLLRILAVMTASIGGQRGMRLDGTGTARDAASWYALRQRVLDQGLFDPEAVDSYFDDPSRSGRFDLFSDDYPFLQDPRLLKECVDSKGAPNPSGVNKLVFGRPTGINGAVLFGHFTDSEPIPVPAAEAAWHLIAQLYFGPSGQCTPRRITEERAGSGDAAPLRKSISYFPWAPELFTTLVLAVPSPQTGADREAQDFAAWEGELLHPLKPLPPLTSPRRLLTGRFRHAVLLMPSADRRTVTDAYITWSTHDKPAPVWDPFQILDRRKKGEFQPREADGARALWRDLDSLLLKDSRRDVQRPPALEYLPRSLRSQLRVRAYGFDQDGQQKDSVWFQATTPPVLQWQEEADRAMAYHVRSCHTAAEKAGERLEFAAMVAWRIASDSGTDISPKAKIKIDRRKPGPWAGAARSLYWPAAEREFWKLAAPQEAAAPVERPFVRAALDCLDEAIGPANRADIRVARARNRARAILLGLLPRPAAD is encoded by the coding sequence ATGCTGGGGTACGACCTGAGGGACGAACCATGGATTCCCGTACGGTTGCGGTCCGGTGAGCAGAGGAGGTTCGGGTTCCGGGAGCTGTTACGGCGGGCTCACGAGATCGCGGACCTGGAGCTTCCGGTGCCGCCCGCGGCATCGGGCCTCCTGCGGATTCTGGCGGTGATGACCGCCTCGATCGGTGGACAGAGGGGGATGCGGCTCGACGGTACCGGCACGGCACGTGACGCCGCGTCCTGGTACGCACTGCGTCAGCGCGTACTGGACCAGGGGCTGTTCGATCCGGAGGCCGTCGACTCGTACTTCGACGACCCGAGCAGGTCAGGGCGATTCGATCTGTTCAGCGATGACTATCCGTTTCTTCAGGACCCCCGTCTCCTGAAGGAGTGTGTGGACTCCAAGGGGGCACCGAATCCGTCCGGGGTGAACAAGCTGGTCTTCGGACGTCCGACCGGCATCAACGGAGCGGTTCTGTTCGGGCACTTCACGGACAGCGAGCCGATCCCGGTTCCCGCCGCCGAGGCGGCCTGGCATCTGATCGCCCAGCTGTACTTCGGGCCGTCGGGTCAGTGCACACCACGGCGGATCACAGAGGAGCGGGCCGGCAGTGGGGACGCGGCACCCCTGCGGAAATCCATCTCCTACTTCCCCTGGGCACCCGAGCTGTTCACGACTCTGGTACTGGCTGTGCCCAGCCCTCAGACCGGTGCCGACCGTGAAGCTCAGGACTTCGCCGCGTGGGAAGGGGAACTCCTCCACCCCCTGAAACCGCTGCCGCCGCTGACCTCGCCGAGGCGTCTGCTGACAGGACGCTTCCGGCACGCGGTGCTGCTGATGCCGTCGGCCGACCGCCGGACGGTCACGGACGCCTACATCACCTGGTCGACGCACGACAAGCCGGCCCCCGTCTGGGACCCGTTCCAGATCCTCGACCGCCGTAAAAAGGGGGAGTTCCAGCCCCGGGAGGCGGACGGGGCGAGGGCACTGTGGCGGGACCTGGACTCTCTCCTGCTGAAGGACAGCCGGAGGGACGTGCAGCGGCCGCCCGCGCTCGAGTACCTTCCCCGGAGCCTGCGGTCGCAGCTCCGTGTCCGCGCCTACGGCTTCGACCAGGACGGCCAGCAGAAGGACAGCGTCTGGTTCCAGGCGACGACTCCGCCGGTTTTGCAGTGGCAGGAGGAAGCCGACCGGGCCATGGCGTATCACGTGCGGAGCTGCCACACCGCAGCCGAAAAGGCGGGAGAGCGGCTGGAGTTCGCAGCCATGGTCGCCTGGCGCATCGCCTCCGACTCCGGCACCGACATCTCACCCAAGGCCAAGATCAAGATCGACCGGCGCAAGCCCGGGCCCTGGGCGGGGGCCGCCCGGTCCCTCTACTGGCCCGCCGCCGAACGGGAGTTCTGGAAGCTCGCCGCACCACAGGAGGCTGCTGCCCCGGTCGAGCGGCCCTTCGTGCGAGCTGCCCTTGACTGCCTGGACGAAGCGATCGGCCCGGCGAACCGAGCCGACATTCGCGTGGCCCGCGCCCGCAATCGCGCCCGCGCCATCCTCCTCGGCCTCCTGCCCCGCCCCGCGGCGGACTGA
- the casB gene encoding type I-E CRISPR-associated protein Cse2/CasB yields MTSTQPAVTVPKKREERTPERFVAYIVGLCEAPRTRAELRRGLGLPVERCNYLHRYLVPWTHDRDDPAKNMHPATKRAHYAVAALIAARPRVARAPQPLNGAAGDSGESARRVRADLGVSLGQAVSAKVIKPATAESTLHLMSRQSADSVHSTLPSLTRQLLSGGIAVDWAVLLDDLAWWDLRRDRIGSRWLESYFRTAYPENDTETPSATEENER; encoded by the coding sequence ATGACCAGTACTCAACCCGCGGTCACCGTGCCGAAGAAGAGGGAGGAACGCACTCCCGAACGCTTCGTCGCCTACATCGTCGGACTCTGCGAAGCCCCCAGGACACGGGCGGAACTGCGCCGAGGTCTCGGGCTGCCCGTCGAGCGCTGCAACTACCTGCACCGCTACCTGGTCCCGTGGACCCATGACCGCGACGACCCGGCGAAGAACATGCATCCCGCCACCAAGCGGGCCCACTACGCCGTCGCCGCACTGATCGCGGCCCGCCCCCGCGTGGCCCGTGCCCCCCAGCCCCTCAACGGCGCGGCCGGTGATTCCGGGGAGTCCGCGCGCCGGGTGAGAGCGGATCTGGGCGTCTCACTCGGACAGGCCGTATCCGCGAAGGTGATCAAGCCGGCGACAGCAGAGAGCACCCTGCACCTGATGTCCCGGCAGAGCGCGGACTCCGTCCACTCGACACTGCCCTCCCTGACCCGGCAACTGCTCAGCGGCGGAATCGCAGTGGACTGGGCCGTCCTTCTGGACGACCTCGCCTGGTGGGACCTCAGGCGCGACCGGATCGGTTCCCGCTGGCTGGAGAGCTACTTCCGTACTGCCTATCCCGAGAACGACACCGAGACCCCCAGCGCGACCGAGGAGAACGAGCGATGA
- the cas7e gene encoding type I-E CRISPR-associated protein Cas7/Cse4/CasC — protein MTLYLDLSVLQSVPAANLNRDDLGSPKQVRYGSTPRIRVSSQSWKRAIRHGVEEDLGEKAARTRLVPAQVSKALAGSSHNWPGELAEFAGQQVAASAGKKGIGTEKEGHTSALLFVPEAAITELVTVCTEHRDALEQNLGKKSPGKVLPPERIEAILKRRTASISLLGRMLAELPGANVDGAAQVAHAFTTHTAEPQRDYFTAVDDWHGQADTGSAHLDTAEFSAGVFYRYATVNVADLVTNLDGDADAARTVLTSFAEHFLYSLPQAKRTSSAPHTLPDLAYLAVRKHRPISLAAAFETPVTAHNGGFSQPSRTALAKYTENINRLTGNRGRDFHGHAAINPDEQLAGLGESHTSYDTLISTAVDAAFPATSGDAG, from the coding sequence ATGACCCTCTACCTGGACCTGAGCGTCCTGCAGTCCGTTCCGGCGGCAAACCTCAACAGGGACGACCTCGGCTCCCCCAAACAGGTCCGCTACGGCAGCACCCCCCGCATCCGCGTGTCCAGCCAGTCCTGGAAGAGGGCCATCCGCCACGGCGTCGAGGAAGACCTCGGAGAGAAAGCCGCCCGCACCCGCCTGGTACCCGCCCAGGTCAGCAAGGCCCTCGCAGGCAGCAGCCACAACTGGCCTGGCGAACTTGCCGAGTTCGCCGGACAGCAGGTCGCCGCGAGCGCAGGAAAGAAGGGCATCGGCACCGAGAAGGAAGGACACACCTCCGCCCTGCTGTTCGTGCCCGAGGCCGCCATCACCGAACTGGTAACCGTCTGCACCGAACACCGCGACGCCCTGGAACAGAACCTCGGAAAGAAAAGCCCCGGCAAAGTACTCCCCCCCGAGCGCATCGAGGCCATCCTCAAGCGCCGCACAGCTTCCATCAGCCTGCTCGGCCGGATGCTCGCCGAACTCCCCGGCGCCAACGTCGACGGCGCCGCCCAAGTCGCCCACGCCTTCACCACCCACACCGCCGAGCCCCAGCGGGACTACTTCACCGCCGTCGACGACTGGCACGGCCAGGCCGACACCGGAAGCGCACACCTCGACACCGCCGAGTTCAGCGCGGGCGTCTTCTACCGCTACGCCACGGTCAACGTCGCCGACCTGGTGACCAACCTGGACGGCGACGCCGACGCCGCACGCACGGTGCTGACTTCGTTCGCCGAGCACTTCCTGTACTCGCTGCCCCAGGCCAAACGCACCAGCTCCGCCCCCCACACCCTGCCCGACCTCGCCTACCTGGCCGTCCGCAAACACCGGCCGATCTCGCTCGCCGCAGCCTTCGAAACCCCGGTCACCGCCCACAACGGAGGCTTCTCCCAGCCCTCCCGCACAGCGCTCGCCAAGTACACCGAGAACATCAACCGGCTCACCGGCAACCGCGGCCGAGACTTCCACGGGCACGCCGCCATCAACCCCGACGAACAGCTCGCCGGACTGGGCGAAAGCCACACCTCCTACGACACGCTCATCAGCACGGCCGTGGACGCAGCCTTCCCGGCAACCTCCGGTGACGCAGGATGA
- the cas5e gene encoding type I-E CRISPR-associated protein Cas5/CasD, producing MSGLLLRLAGPLQSWGERSAFTTIRDTASFPTRSGLIGMLAAAEGISRNQGGLERYDGLRFTIRTDRPGHRLVDFHTVGGGQPKARTAATSGGSNKGAAVITRRHYLSDAVFVVAVTTPDEKTATRLAEALDRPHWAPYLGRRSCVPDEPLVLRCHAPDPEEELLTRVPLARTTPPHHGEDTVGVEFLYESPPEDPAQAADTIDVTDIPLSFAQHARAHGVRRLHRVTRQLPLGLTGPQSELQDRLIEYARTEESA from the coding sequence ATGAGCGGGCTGCTGCTACGGCTCGCCGGCCCCCTCCAGTCCTGGGGCGAACGCTCCGCCTTCACCACCATCAGGGACACCGCTTCCTTCCCTACCCGCTCCGGCCTCATCGGCATGCTTGCCGCGGCGGAAGGCATCAGCCGCAACCAGGGAGGGCTGGAGCGCTACGACGGCCTCCGGTTCACCATCCGCACCGACCGCCCCGGCCACCGCCTCGTCGACTTTCACACCGTCGGTGGCGGCCAGCCGAAAGCCCGCACCGCCGCAACCAGCGGCGGCAGCAACAAAGGCGCGGCCGTCATCACCCGGCGCCACTACCTGAGCGACGCCGTCTTCGTCGTCGCCGTCACCACGCCCGACGAAAAGACCGCAACCCGCCTCGCCGAAGCCCTCGACCGCCCCCACTGGGCCCCCTACCTGGGACGCCGCTCCTGTGTACCCGACGAACCACTCGTCCTGCGCTGCCACGCCCCGGACCCCGAAGAAGAACTGCTCACCCGCGTCCCACTCGCCCGCACCACACCACCCCACCACGGCGAAGACACCGTCGGCGTGGAGTTCCTCTACGAATCGCCACCCGAAGACCCCGCGCAGGCGGCCGACACCATCGACGTCACCGACATCCCCCTCAGCTTCGCCCAGCACGCACGCGCCCACGGCGTACGCCGACTCCACCGGGTCACCAGGCAGCTGCCCCTCGGCCTGACCGGGCCCCAGAGCGAACTGCAGGACCGCCTGATTGAATACGCCCGGACCGAGGAATCCGCATGA